The window TTACAGCTACGATGCAGCCATTTACCCGCACATCCATAATCGGGAAAAAATTGAGTTACGAATCCGAATACTACTACAGACCTCCACATACACTTCGTTGCGTAAAAGACTAAAGCAAAGACCCGCGAACCAATTTCGCGGGTTTTATTCACACTTAAGCAAAGCTATGACAAAGCCCGGTATTACCGGGCTAATGTTTTGCAAAAATTACTTCGCCGGAGCAAGAGCCTTCACGGCATCCGTCAAGCGGTCAATCGCCTTGATGAGTTCATCCATCTTGGCTTCGCTTACGCCACCGGCAATCGCGGCAGCCGTTGCGTTCGCGGCAGATTCAACAGCCTTAGCCGTTGCTGCAGGAGCTGCGCTCACAGGAACCTTCCCAAACCAAATATCCGGCCAGCGGTCATTACCACTGTTGTATGTAATACGCGTTGCTGTTTCGACCGGTTCGCCAATCTTCCAAATGTACAGTTCGTAGTCGAACAAATCGTGGTCATGGCCCTTGTCGGTTGCACCCCACACAAGCCACTTGCCATCAGGCGAGAGGCGCGGGAAGTATTCATGGCTACGGCGGCCCGGCAGGTCCATCAGCTTCACGTTCTTCGGGATTCCAAAGAAGCCGACCTTTTCCACCTGCTTGCCATCCTTGGCGGTGAACCACAAAATTTCACTCGGAGCAGCCGTACCACCGTTACCCGTGGGGTTCACGCGGTAGAGCTTTGTGCCGTCAAAATTCCAGTCAATCTGGCAACCGTCACCGGACTTTGTCCACACATTCTTCGTCAAGTCCCACACGCCCGTTTCGCGCATTGAACCGCGGAGTGTAATCGCGAGGTGCTTGCCATCCGGACTCATGTTCGGTTCCTGCAAAATCACGCCCGCCTTCTTGAAGACCTTTTCGCCATCAAGCACAAGCGTTTCTTTTTTGCTCGCGAGGTCCATCGTAAAGACCTTGCCTGCACGGCTAAACACAATGGACTTGCCATCCGGGCGCCAAGTGCCCCACGTTGCATTTTCGACAATCTTCATCTCGTTCGTGCCGTCAATACCGACAGTCCACAAGTCCCACTTTTCAGGGTAGTTTGCATCGTTTTCAGGAACCCAGCCACCCTTGCTGCGGTTGAAGAGCACCTTGGATCCATCCGGAGCGATACGCGGGAACCAGTCCACATTATTGCTCTTGGTGAGTGCGCGAACATTTGTTCCGTCCGCATTCATAATCCAGATATCATGGAGAGAATTTGCTCGGCTCGTAGACCAGACAATAGCACCCTCAAGTTTACCCTTCAAGGCATCGAGAGCCTTCTGTTCTTCGGGAGTCGGATCAACAGACGCACCCATCGGAGCGCCCTGAGCCGCAAATGCGGAAACGGCCAAAAGGCCAATCGCAGAAAATAACACAAACTTTTTCATATTCATATTAAGAAAGATAGTAACACAATAAAAAAAAAGTTAAAAAAACGCTCCCAACAGGCCCTCAACGCACCATAAACCACCCCATCCAGTCGCAAAAGCCCCACAAGCGTGCTCGAGAACACAAAGAGAACATTTAAAACTTACGAAAAGCTTTTTTAAGGTTCAAAATTGAATTGTCAATATAGATTTACAATTCGAGGAAAGATTATGAAGTTACCCATTTTTAGATGCTTACTGTTAGCAGGCATTCTTGCCACTGCGTGGAACTGCTCCGAAAGTGCAGCGACCCAGGATTCTGCATCAAATAAAACTTCTAACCTTCAAATTCCACAAAATCTAGTCGTGAGCGAACCGAGCTACTTCTACCAGCTCGGATCCAAATACTACGTCATCGCCCCCAAGACGATGACCGTTAGCGACGGTTCAGGCAAAGTCATCGGCACTTTCAACACATCTACCGGTGCCATTATGTCGCTCTCCGGCGAAATCATCGCCATCAACCTGGACCTGAGCAAGCTCCCCATGGTTTCCCCGACTGTTCCTTCCAAGGACCTCATTGCCGTTGACCTGGACTCCTAGCAATTTTTATATTGCAGTCCATGAGTGACGCTCTCGAAAAACGCATCAAGAAACACATCATCGGAAAACCGCACCGCTTTTTAGCCGTGTCTCCGCTTGGTTTTGAACAAACTCTTTCGAGAGAATTAGAAATCATTTTAGGCGAAAGCGCAACAGAACCGCCGCACGTCATCGGGGATGGCAAAGTCGAATTCACCACAAAACTCACTGAAGCCTGGAAAGCCGTCGCCGTAAGCCGCATCGCCTACCGCGTGCTCATGGAAGTTGCAAGTTTCAAAGCCGAAAACTTCCGCGATCTCGAAAAGAAAGCCGCCGAAATCCCATGGGAACTGTATTTTGACAAGAGAACGGACAACGCCCTACAGACGAGAGACGAGAGTATTATTCCTAGTAACTTACCACACATCCACGTTACGTGCAAACATTCCCGCCTGTACCACAGCGACGCCATCGCCGAACGTTTGTACAAAATAATAGAAGGGGTAAGCCTCCCCCTCGCTTCTGCCGACACGGCATCCGCAACCCCCTCTGCGGGGACACCCCGCAACGCCCCGTCGCAAAATCTCTATGTCAACTTTCTAGACGACCGCTGCACCATCTGGCTAGACCTCGCCGGCGAAGAGCTCTATAAACGCGGCTTTGAGCGATTCGTGAACGACGCTCCGCTCAAAGAAACCATCGCCTCCGCGATGATCTTCGAAGCAATAGAGATCCTTCGACTTCGCGCTCCGCGCTCCGCTCAGGATGACACAAGCCATCCGCGAAGCATCACCCTTATCGACCTCATGTCCGGCAGTGGCACGTTCAGTCTTGAAGCAACCTGCATTGCAAACAAAATCATTCCCGGCACTTGTCGCGATTTTGCACTTAAACACCAGCCCGCTTTCAAGGAAGCCACGTGGAATTTTATTACGCGAAGCAACTCTTCTGCACCCGTCACCCTGAGTGAAACGAAGGGTCCAGTAAAGTCTTGCAACACATTCGCGACAATCGCGAAAATCATCACGAGCGACATTTCCGAACGCGCGGTAAACATCATCAAGCACAACATCGAATGTAGCCCGCTTGCAAACATTTCGCCTGCGCCAATCGCACCGCAACAAAAAGATTTCTTCAGCTATACCGCCAAAGAAATTGCAGACGCCTGCGGCGACACCTCGCCCATTCTCGTGCTGAACCCGCCCTACGGCAAGCGCCTCGATTTTGACGCCCCAAAGCTTTACACGCAAATAGGTAAAAAGCTAACAGAACTTGCTCGCGACCTGCACCATTTCGGCAAATCGCTCACAGTCGCCATCCTCGCCCCAAAAGACGACACCCGCGATGGCACCAAGTACACCTGCACCGCAAACCTTTTGCGCGAATGCCCCGCCCTTTCGAAAGAGCATAACCCAACCGCCAAAGTCATCCAAACAAGCCACGGCGGCTTTAGCCTCAACGCCTTCTTTGCTACAATCTAGGCGCATTCCCTTTATCATAACAACAATTAATTTTCTAACTTATAACCGAAATTTATGGTGGCATATATAATGCCGCCGGAATTATTAAAGACAAAAAAGGATCATTATGCCGAAACTTCGTTCGCTCAAGACTATGGAAGGCCGTGAAATGGCCGGTGCACGTGCCCTTTGGCACGCAACAGGAACCAAGGTAGAAGACTTTGGTAAGCCCGTCATTTGCGTGGTGAACAGCTACACCCAGTTTGTACCGGGTCATGTCCACCTCAAGGATGTCGGCCAGGTTGTCGCACGCGCGATCGAAGCAGCCGGCGGTGTCGCTAAGGAAATGAACACCATCGCAGTCGATGACGGTATCGCCATGGGCCACGACGGCATGCTCTACAGCCTTCCCTCCCGCGACCTCATCGCAGACGCTACCGAATACATGGCAAACGCCCACCGCGCAGACGCCCTCGTGTGCATTTCCAACTGCGACAAGGTGACTCCGGGTATGCTCATGGCCGCTATGCGCCTCAACATTCCGGCAATCTTCGTTTCTGGCGGTCCGATGGAAGCTGGCCACGTCACGACAAAGGACGGCAAGGACCGCGCTCTCGACTTGATCGACGCCATGATCGATTCTGCAGACAACACCATCAGCGATGAAGAAGTTGCCGACATCGAAGCCAACGCTTGCCCGACTTGCGGTTCCTGCTCCGGCATGTTCACCGCAAACTCCATGAACTCCCTTACCGAAGCTCTCGGCCTTAGCCTCCCGGGCAACGGCACCATCGTTGCAACGCACGCCGAACGCAAGAAGCTCTTCGAAGCCGCCGGTAAGCGCATCGTGGAACTCTGCCACCAGTATTACGATTTGAACGACGAAAGCATCCTCCCGCGCAGCATCGCCACGAAGGACGCCTTCGAAAACGCCATGCGCCTCGACATCGCCATGGGCGGTTCTTCTAACACCGTTCTCCACTTGCTCGCCGTCGCTCAGGAAGCTGGCGTGGACTTCACCATGAAGGACATCGACCGCCTCTCCCGCAACACGCCGTGCATCTGCAAGGTCGCCCCGACCGTCCACAACATCCACGTCGAAAACGTGAACCGCGCAGGCGGCATCATGGGCATCATCGGTGAACTCGACCGTATGGGCCTCATCCACAAGAGTGCAAAGACTGTTCACGCCGCTACGATGGGCGACGCTCTCGAAGCAAACGACCTCAAGCGTAACCCGACAGCCGAAGCCAAGCAGCGCTACCTCGCAGGCCCGGGCCGCAAGTACAACATCGAAGCATTCTCTCAGAACTTCATGTATCCTGACCACGACCTCGACCGCGCAAACGGCGCAATCCGCGATGGCGAACACGCTTACACCAAGGACGGCGGCCTCGCTGTTCTTTACGGTAACCTCGCCATCGATGGCTGCATCGTAAAGACCGCAGGCGTTGACGAATCCATCTGGAAGTTCACCGGTCCGGCAATCGTGTTCGAAAGCCAGGAAGAAGCCGTGAACGGCATTCTCGGCAACAAGGTGAAGGCAGGCGACGTCGTCGTCATCCGCTACGAAGGCCCGAAGGGTGGTCCTGGCATGCAGGAAATGCTCTACCCGACCTCTTACCTCAAGAGCCGTCACCTCGGCAAGTCCTGCGCCCTCCTCACCGACGGTCGCTTCTCCGGCGGTACGAGCGGTCTCTCCATCGGCCACGCTTCTCCGGAAGCCGCCAACAAGGGTAACATCGGCCTCGTGCACACAGGCGACGTCATCGAAATCGACATTCCGAACCGCACCATCAACGTGGAACTCACCGACGAAGAACTCGCCGCACGCCGTCAGGAAATGGAATCCCGTGGTGCCAAGGCATGGAAACCTGAGAACCGCGACCGCGTCGTGTCCAAGGCTCTCCAGGCATACGCTGCTATGGCATCCAGCGCAGACAAGGGCGCAGTCCGCGACCTCAGCCTCATCGGCGTAAAATAAGAACTTGTCATGCCCGCCACCGAGCGGGCATCTCCTTTTCATACAAAAAACGGCACCGCACTGGTGCCGTTTTTTCATCCATACAAATTCTAAACCAAACTACACGACAGTCAGAATGTCCGAGAATCCCGTCACCTCAAAAATTTCCTTGATTTCATCGCAGACATTCTTGATGATCATCTTGCCCTGCTTGTTCATAATCTTCTGAGCAGAAAGCAACACGCGCAATCCCGCCGAAGAAATATAAGTCAGCTTGGCAAAATCAAATTCCAAATCCGTGACGCCGTCCAGCTTGCCCTGAATCTCGGATTCAAGCAAAGGAGCAGTCATCGTATCCAAGCGCCCTTCCAATGCGAAAGAGGTATTGGTACCATCCACATTTTTTTCGATTTTCATTATCAGCCTCTCTTTGTATTTTTAAAATCTACAATAAATTAACCCAGTTTTTTGACAACGGTTAGAACATTCTTCTGACCATCACGTTTGTACTCAACGCCATCCATGATTTTTTTCACGAGGAATATTCCGAGCCCGCCAATTTCACGGTCTTCCGCCGAGAGCGAAACGTCCGGATCCGTCTTCTTCAGCGGATCGTATTCCACCCCCTCGTCAATAAAGGTCAGCTTTGCTGTCAGCACGTCCTCGTTCACATTCAGAATCAACTTCATATTAGAAGATCCCGAATAGCGAACAACATTGCTGAACAGTTCATCAATGGCTACGCCAATCTGCATGATAGCCTTAGGCGACGGATTCAGCGGCTCCAAGGAGCTTTCAACAAAGTCCGTCAAGGTCTTGACATTTTCAAATTTCGAATCTACGACGATTTCTTTAACCCAATTCTGCATAGTACCAGCCAAAAGTTTCGTAAATCATACAATAATTATACATTTATCTCGCGCAGTTTGTCAATATTTCTGCAAAAAGCCCTAAAAAATGTGTTTAAAAGCAAACAATTCTATATTTTCCCGCATGATAAACACAACCCTTTGCTACATCGAACAAGACGGCAAGTACCTGCTGCTCCACCGCATCAAAAAGAAAAACGACATCAACAAGGACAAGTGGATAGGCATTGGCGGCAAGTTCGAAGAATGGGAATCGCCCGAAGACTGCATCCACCGCGAAGCACTCGAAGAAACAGGGCTCACACTCATCCGCCCCAAGTACCGCGGCATCGTCACGTTCATCAGCGACGGCATGGACCAGACCGAATTCATGCACCTCTTTACGGCAACCGAATTTACAGGCTCCATCAAAGACTGCGACGAAGGCGTACTGGAATGGGTGGACAAGCAAAAAGTGAAGGAACTCCCCCACTGGGACGGCGACCTGATATTCCTAGCCCTCCTGGAACGCGGCGAACCGTTCTTTTCACTAAAGCTCACCTACAAAGGCAGCACGCTCATAGAGGCCTTATTGAACGAAAAGCCTGTGACACTACAGGATTTTCTGTAGTAATGTGATTTTCCGCAATTTTTTGGGGAATTATTCAGAGCAGGGCTTAACAAAAGCGACAAAATTAAGCATATTTGTGATACTCCAAACCAACCCCAGACTCGGCAAGATGCGTACTCCTACGATATTGCCGAGTCGCTTTTTTTATGGGCTATAGTTACCACTTGGCAAGGGCATTCGAGACAATCAGGTCCTGGAGC of the Fibrobacter sp. UWB2 genome contains:
- a CDS encoding PD40 domain-containing protein, which produces MNMKKFVLFSAIGLLAVSAFAAQGAPMGASVDPTPEEQKALDALKGKLEGAIVWSTSRANSLHDIWIMNADGTNVRALTKSNNVDWFPRIAPDGSKVLFNRSKGGWVPENDANYPEKWDLWTVGIDGTNEMKIVENATWGTWRPDGKSIVFSRAGKVFTMDLASKKETLVLDGEKVFKKAGVILQEPNMSPDGKHLAITLRGSMRETGVWDLTKNVWTKSGDGCQIDWNFDGTKLYRVNPTGNGGTAAPSEILWFTAKDGKQVEKVGFFGIPKNVKLMDLPGRRSHEYFPRLSPDGKWLVWGATDKGHDHDLFDYELYIWKIGEPVETATRITYNSGNDRWPDIWFGKVPVSAAPAATAKAVESAANATAAAIAGGVSEAKMDELIKAIDRLTDAVKALAPAK
- a CDS encoding 8-oxo-dGTP diphosphatase, with the protein product MINTTLCYIEQDGKYLLLHRIKKKNDINKDKWIGIGGKFEEWESPEDCIHREALEETGLTLIRPKYRGIVTFISDGMDQTEFMHLFTATEFTGSIKDCDEGVLEWVDKQKVKELPHWDGDLIFLALLERGEPFFSLKLTYKGSTLIEALLNEKPVTLQDFL
- a CDS encoding STAS domain-containing protein — encoded protein: MKIEKNVDGTNTSFALEGRLDTMTAPLLESEIQGKLDGVTDLEFDFAKLTYISSAGLRVLLSAQKIMNKQGKMIIKNVCDEIKEIFEVTGFSDILTVV
- a CDS encoding class I SAM-dependent RNA methyltransferase, with protein sequence MSDALEKRIKKHIIGKPHRFLAVSPLGFEQTLSRELEIILGESATEPPHVIGDGKVEFTTKLTEAWKAVAVSRIAYRVLMEVASFKAENFRDLEKKAAEIPWELYFDKRTDNALQTRDESIIPSNLPHIHVTCKHSRLYHSDAIAERLYKIIEGVSLPLASADTASATPSAGTPRNAPSQNLYVNFLDDRCTIWLDLAGEELYKRGFERFVNDAPLKETIASAMIFEAIEILRLRAPRSAQDDTSHPRSITLIDLMSGSGTFSLEATCIANKIIPGTCRDFALKHQPAFKEATWNFITRSNSSAPVTLSETKGPVKSCNTFATIAKIITSDISERAVNIIKHNIECSPLANISPAPIAPQQKDFFSYTAKEIADACGDTSPILVLNPPYGKRLDFDAPKLYTQIGKKLTELARDLHHFGKSLTVAILAPKDDTRDGTKYTCTANLLRECPALSKEHNPTAKVIQTSHGGFSLNAFFATI
- a CDS encoding ATP-binding protein, whose product is MQNWVKEIVVDSKFENVKTLTDFVESSLEPLNPSPKAIMQIGVAIDELFSNVVRYSGSSNMKLILNVNEDVLTAKLTFIDEGVEYDPLKKTDPDVSLSAEDREIGGLGIFLVKKIMDGVEYKRDGQKNVLTVVKKLG
- the ilvD gene encoding dihydroxy-acid dehydratase; the encoded protein is MPKLRSLKTMEGREMAGARALWHATGTKVEDFGKPVICVVNSYTQFVPGHVHLKDVGQVVARAIEAAGGVAKEMNTIAVDDGIAMGHDGMLYSLPSRDLIADATEYMANAHRADALVCISNCDKVTPGMLMAAMRLNIPAIFVSGGPMEAGHVTTKDGKDRALDLIDAMIDSADNTISDEEVADIEANACPTCGSCSGMFTANSMNSLTEALGLSLPGNGTIVATHAERKKLFEAAGKRIVELCHQYYDLNDESILPRSIATKDAFENAMRLDIAMGGSSNTVLHLLAVAQEAGVDFTMKDIDRLSRNTPCICKVAPTVHNIHVENVNRAGGIMGIIGELDRMGLIHKSAKTVHAATMGDALEANDLKRNPTAEAKQRYLAGPGRKYNIEAFSQNFMYPDHDLDRANGAIRDGEHAYTKDGGLAVLYGNLAIDGCIVKTAGVDESIWKFTGPAIVFESQEEAVNGILGNKVKAGDVVVIRYEGPKGGPGMQEMLYPTSYLKSRHLGKSCALLTDGRFSGGTSGLSIGHASPEAANKGNIGLVHTGDVIEIDIPNRTINVELTDEELAARRQEMESRGAKAWKPENRDRVVSKALQAYAAMASSADKGAVRDLSLIGVK